GCGCGACGGGAAAGTCGAAACGCGCTGGAAGCTCGAGCCGACCATCGAGGCTCCGCCGTCGGCGTCGCAGACGGTCGCGGACTTGGCCGGCGGCTCGCCGCACGACAACGCGGAAATCATCGAGCGGATCATCGGCGGCCGCGGCACGGGCGCCGCGTCCAGAGCGGTGATGCTCAATGCCGCCGCCGCGATTTACGTCTCGGCGCGGGCGCCGTCGTTTGGAGACGCCCTCCGCCAGGCGGAGGCGGCCCTGCGCGACGGGGTGGGCGCCGCGGCCCTCGAACGCCTCCGCGCCGCCAGCCGCCGCGCCTAACGCTAATAGCGCCTGAGCACGCCCACCACGACGCCTTGGATGGTCACGTCGTTCTCGTGAACGTAAATCGGCGACATCGTCTCGTTCGCCGGCTGCAGGCGAATGCGCCCGTCGCGCTCGCGATAAAACTTCTTGACCGTGGCCGCCGCGTTGTCGATGAGCGCAATCACCGTGTCGCCGTTGTCGGCCGCGTGTCGCTCGTTGATCACGACGAAATCGCCGTCCCGAATCTGCTCGTCGATCATCGAGTTGCCTCGGACGCGCAGCACGAAGTGATTGCCCGCGCGCCCAATGAACGACTCGGGAACACTCACCGTCTCGTTCACCTCGATCGCCTCGATCGGCATGCCGGCGGCCACGCTGCCCAACAACGGCAGCTCGACCGCGCGCGGATACGCATCCGATGGTAGAATCTCGATCGCGCGGCTTTCGTTGTACGCGCGCTTGATGTACCCCTTGCGCTCGAGATTCGTGAGGTGCTCGTGCACCGTGGCCAGCGAGTTATAGTTGAACTGTCGCGCGATTTCCTCGAAGCTCGGCGCGTAGCCGTTCTGCTCCGCGTACGCGCCGAGGTAGGTGAGGATCTCCCGTTGCCGCTTCGTGAGCGCCATGCTGTCCCCGCGTGAGAGACCAGTTTGTTGGAGGCACCGGCGTGCCCGCCCTCGAGCGTGCCGATCCTAGCCGTCCGTCCCGAATGAACTCCGAATTGGACAATAGCCGAACATCGACCGAAGTGCAAGCCTCCCCATCCTTTAGTATCTGGACCCCGCCTACCGGTGTGTTGGGCGGAATCGTCGCCGAGGCGTATGAACGCGTCGAACGGCTCCGCGCCGACCGCGCGCTCGTTGCTGCGCTCGAGCGGGCGGCGGCGGATGCGCCGGGTGCGCCGTCGTTTCTCGCGGCACTGCGGCGCCCAACGGTATCGGTCATCGCGGAAGTGAAACGACGCTCGCCGTCCAAGGGAGCGATCAATCCATCGCTATCGGCCGCCGCGCAGGCGTCGGCGTACGTCGAGGGCGGCGCGGCGGCAATCTCGGTCCTAACGGAACCGCTGCACTTTGCCGGCTCGCTCGACGACCTCCGCTCGGCGCGCTCGGCAGTCGCCGACGGCGCGCCCCTCCTCAGGAAAGACTTTCACGTGGATGAAGTGCAGCTGCTCGAAGCGCGCGCCGCCGGTGCGGCGGCAGCGCTCTTGATCGCCAGGGCGCTGGCGCCCGACGCGCTTCGGCGGCTTGTCGCGTTCGCTCGTTCGCTGCAACTCGAGCCGCTGGTCGAAGTGCGCAGCGCGGCCGAGCTCGAGCGGGCGCTCGCCTCGGGCGCCCGGGTGATCGGCGTCAACAATCGCGATCTCGAAACGCTGATCATCGAACCCGAGGTCGGCGCAGCACTCGTGCCGCTGGTTCCACCGGACTGCATCGCGATCGCGGAGAGCGGCGTGCGGGATGTGTCCGATGTCGAACGCGCGTCGGCGAGCGGCGCCGACGCCGTGCTCGTCGGCTCGAGCATTTCCGCGGCGGCAGACCCCGTCGCGGCAGTGCGGGCCCTGACAACGGTGCGACGGAGTGCACGTGGCGGTTGACATCAAGTTCTGCGGTCTCACCCGTCCGTTAGACGCCGCGTTGGTCGGACCGTTGGGCGCCGGCTACGCGGGGGTAGTGCTCGCCAGCGGCCCCCGACGCCTCGATGCGGCGCGAGCGGCGCTCGTGCTCGACGCGTTGACGCCCGGCGTCAAGCGCGCGGCGGTGTTCGGCCCGCAACGTGTCGACGAGATCGCCGACCTGTCGCGCCGTCTCCGGTTAGACGTAGCGCAGCTGCACGACGGGCCGGCGCCGGACACCGTGCGCGCGCTGCGTCAGGCTCTCGAGTCGCCGACAGCCGTCTGGGCCGTGGTCCGCGTGGCCGACGCCGACGCCGCCGCACACCGCATCGCCGAGCTCGATGGCGTGGCCGATGGCATCCTGCTCGATGCCGCAGCGGCGGGAAGCCTGGGCGGAGCGGGCGTCGCCTTCGACTGGAGCGCGTTTCCCGCTCATGCGCATCCACGCCGCAGCACGTTCATCATCGCCGGGGGACTCACGCCGGCGAACGTGGCCGCGGCCGTTCGCACCTTCCATCCCGATGTCGTCGACGTGTCGTCCGGCATCGAGCGCACGCGCGGGGTGAAAGACCGCGAACTGATGAGCGCCTTCGCGCGCGCCGTCCTACTCGAGAGCCAACGCCTATGACCATCGTGGAACGACAGGATCGCTTCGGAGTCTTTGGCGGGCGCTATGTGCCCGAGACCCTCGTCCCAGCCCTCGACCAACTCGAGGAAGAGTACGATCGCGCGATGGCCGACAGAGGATTTCGGGCCGAGCTGAACAGTTTGCTCTGCACCTACGTCGGTCGTCCATCCTCGTTGAGCGATGCGCCGCGCTTCTCCGCGCTGGTTGGAGCACCCGTCTACCTCAAACGGGAAGACCTCAACCACACGGGCGCCCACAAGATCAACAACACCGTCGGCCAAGCGATGCTCGCCCGGCGGATGGGCAAGCGGCGGATCATCGCCGAGACCGGCGCCGGTCAGCACGGCGTGGCAACGGCGACGGTGTGCGCGCGGTTCGGTCTCGAGTGTGTGGTGTACATGGGCGAGGAGGACATGCGGCGCCAGGCGCTGAATGTCTTCCGGATGAAGCTGATGGGCGCGGAAGTGCGTCCGGTGACGTCCGGGACGAGGACGTTGAAGGATGCCACGAGCGAAGCGATTCGCGACTGGGTAACGAACGTGACTGATAGCCATTACATCATTGGCTCGGTGGTCGGGCCGGCTCCCTATCCGCGCATCGTGCGCGACCTGCAATCGGTGATCGGTACAGAGGCGCGCGCGCAAATGCTCGAGCGGGCTGGCCGATTGCCGGCGACCGTCGTGGCGTGTGTCGGCGGCGGATCGAACGCGATGGGCATCTTTCACGCGTTCGTTCCTGATCGCGAGGTGGAGCTGGTTGGCGTCGAGGCGGCGGGCGAGGGGCTCGAGACCGAGCGTCACTCCGCATCCCTGTCCCGCGGCACGCCCGGCGTGCTGCACGGATCGCTCAGTTATCTGCTGCAGGACGAACACGGCCAGGTGCATCCGGCCCACTCGATATCGGCCGGCCTGGATTATCCGGGTGTTGGGCCCGAGCACTCACACCTCAAGGATTCGGGCCGCGCGATGTACGTCTCGGTGACGGACGCCCAGGCGCTCGACGGTTTCCAGACGTTGAGCCGCCTCGAGGGGATCATTCCGGCGCTCGAGACGGCGCATGCGGTGGCGTGGGTCGCGTCTCAGCGCGGCCGTTGGGCGGAAGACGCGCCGGTGCTCATCTGCGTGAGCGGTCGCGGGGACAAGGACGCGACGCAAGTGAGCGAGCTCCTCGCGGCCGTGGACGCGTGACCGCCACGTCGCTCTCGGCCGGGGCCGCCGGGCTGACCGCCGACCCATCGCTCCCCGAGCCGCCGTTCTCGCCGCAGCTGGTCGAGGAGT
This genomic window from Gemmatimonadaceae bacterium contains:
- a CDS encoding indole-3-glycerol-phosphate synthase, which encodes MLGGIVAEAYERVERLRADRALVAALERAAADAPGAPSFLAALRRPTVSVIAEVKRRSPSKGAINPSLSAAAQASAYVEGGAAAISVLTEPLHFAGSLDDLRSARSAVADGAPLLRKDFHVDEVQLLEARAAGAAAALLIARALAPDALRRLVAFARSLQLEPLVEVRSAAELERALASGARVIGVNNRDLETLIIEPEVGAALVPLVPPDCIAIAESGVRDVSDVERASASGADAVLVGSSISAAADPVAAVRALTTVRRSARGG
- the lexA gene encoding transcriptional repressor LexA, with product MALTKRQREILTYLGAYAEQNGYAPSFEEIARQFNYNSLATVHEHLTNLERKGYIKRAYNESRAIEILPSDAYPRAVELPLLGSVAAGMPIEAIEVNETVSVPESFIGRAGNHFVLRVRGNSMIDEQIRDGDFVVINERHAADNGDTVIALIDNAAATVKKFYRERDGRIRLQPANETMSPIYVHENDVTIQGVVVGVLRRY
- the trpB gene encoding tryptophan synthase subunit beta codes for the protein MTIVERQDRFGVFGGRYVPETLVPALDQLEEEYDRAMADRGFRAELNSLLCTYVGRPSSLSDAPRFSALVGAPVYLKREDLNHTGAHKINNTVGQAMLARRMGKRRIIAETGAGQHGVATATVCARFGLECVVYMGEEDMRRQALNVFRMKLMGAEVRPVTSGTRTLKDATSEAIRDWVTNVTDSHYIIGSVVGPAPYPRIVRDLQSVIGTEARAQMLERAGRLPATVVACVGGGSNAMGIFHAFVPDREVELVGVEAAGEGLETERHSASLSRGTPGVLHGSLSYLLQDEHGQVHPAHSISAGLDYPGVGPEHSHLKDSGRAMYVSVTDAQALDGFQTLSRLEGIIPALETAHAVAWVASQRGRWAEDAPVLICVSGRGDKDATQVSELLAAVDA
- a CDS encoding phosphoribosylanthranilate isomerase; protein product: MAVDIKFCGLTRPLDAALVGPLGAGYAGVVLASGPRRLDAARAALVLDALTPGVKRAAVFGPQRVDEIADLSRRLRLDVAQLHDGPAPDTVRALRQALESPTAVWAVVRVADADAAAHRIAELDGVADGILLDAAAAGSLGGAGVAFDWSAFPAHAHPRRSTFIIAGGLTPANVAAAVRTFHPDVVDVSSGIERTRGVKDRELMSAFARAVLLESQRL